Part of the bacterium genome, ACACGATCGAGCCCATCGACTTCTTTCTCGAGGATGAAGTGGTCGACCGCTTCATTCCCTCGACCATGGAAGCGATGACCTACCAGGACACGGTCTACGGTCTGCCGCTCAACTACAAGGTCATCACCCAGATCTACAACAAGAAGCTGGTGTCGAGCCCGCCCGCAACCTCGAAGGAGCTGGTCGAGGTGGCCAAGGGGCTGACCCAGGCCGAGGTCGGCAGGTTCGGGCTGGCCTACCCCTACAGTGATTTCTACTACCACGCGGCGTTGATGAACGCCTTCGACGGCGGCGTGTTCGGCGCCGACGGCAAGGCGACCATGAACACCGAGGCCAACGTCAAGGCCCTCGAGTATCTGATGGGTTGGTTCGAGCGCGACCAGATCCTGCCCGCCGAGCCTTCGACTGCTCTGATCACGGCGCTGTTCAACGACGGTAAGGCCGCGATCGTGTTCTCGGGGCCCTGGTTCCTGACCGAGGTCGCCGATACTATCGACTACGGCCTCGCGCCCCTGCCGACGATCGTCGAGATCGGCAACCCGATGCGCCCGTGGATGACGGTGGAAGGCGTCTACATCACCGCGCCTTCGGAGAA contains:
- a CDS encoding extracellular solute-binding protein, with amino-acid sequence TIEPIDFFLEDEVVDRFIPSTMEAMTYQDTVYGLPLNYKVITQIYNKKLVSSPPATSKELVEVAKGLTQAEVGRFGLAYPYSDFYYHAALMNAFDGGVFGADGKATMNTEANVKALEYLMGWFERDQILPAEPSTALITALFNDGKAAIVFSGPWFLTEVADTIDYGLAPLPTIVEIGNPMRPWMTVEGVYITAPSENKDAAYEFVTYVTDVPAAKILAVEGRQTPANEGVYELAEVSGDELLQAFRKQVEVAIPMPNRPEMTMVWSPATTAMNKIVKKTATPQSAMAEAQEDVVKRIAALRQ